Proteins from a genomic interval of Coccinella septempunctata chromosome 2, icCocSept1.1, whole genome shotgun sequence:
- the LOC123306710 gene encoding uncharacterized protein LOC123306710: MVSRMDNINKFEVKKCIMAISKKLREPQSSMNKNLRRRVLIVNMHNQILKRIGADNPPKKNEKSHVPPLTPVEEMIELDRRLEKSFKISDVLDGIVQGIFDPVKSNEKIARMCHQERPVRTFRHRNFIHETPKRAVYQGELAETNVRESHSDNLNPVKHCSKEGCLFYEEYVLQTGRRKRRRQK, from the exons ATG GTCTCCAGGATGGATAATATCAACAAATTCGAAGTTAAAAAGTGCATCATGGCTATTTCGAAAAAGTTGAGAGAACCTCAGAGTTCCATGAATAAAAATCTTCGAAGAAGGGTATTGATTGTTAACATGCACAACCAAATTCTGAAAAGAATAGGCGCTGATAATCCGccgaagaaaaatgaaaaatcacacGTACCACCATTGACGCCCGTGGAAGAAATGATTGAGCTGGATAGGAGACTGGAGAAATCCTTTAAAATATCGGATGTTTTAGACGGCATAGTTCAGGGAATATTCGATCCTGTGAAATCAAACGAAAAAATCGCCAGAATGTGTCATCAAGAAAGGCCCGTTAGGACCTTCAGACATAGGAATTTCATCCATGAAACACCCAAAAGGGCTGTGTATCAGGGAGAATTAGCGGAAACGAATGTGCGTGAGTCCCATTCTGACAATTTAAATCCAGTGAAACATTGTTCGAAAGAAGGATGTTTGTTCTACGAGGAATACGTTTTACAAACTGGACGTCGGAAAAGGAGACGGCAGAAATGA